From a single Cyclobacterium marinum DSM 745 genomic region:
- a CDS encoding DUF4293 domain-containing protein, whose protein sequence is MIQRIQSVFLLLVAISMVTSTLFPIWLQVNPDQTQSMEMTAWYTTITDTVKESVISQSNNSYIGILALITAAMAIYSLLQYKNRKKQLLVNMINALLMGLTLGLAVYTSFQSNESFNPTVGGAFLIGFYSIVFGLIMNLIANRFIRKDEMLIRSVDRIR, encoded by the coding sequence ATGATTCAAAGAATTCAAAGTGTATTTCTACTTTTAGTAGCTATTTCAATGGTGACATCCACCTTATTTCCAATTTGGCTACAAGTAAATCCGGACCAAACCCAATCCATGGAGATGACGGCATGGTATACCACCATTACCGATACTGTTAAGGAGAGTGTAATTTCACAATCCAATAATTCTTACATTGGAATATTGGCACTAATTACTGCGGCAATGGCCATTTATAGCCTTTTGCAATATAAAAATCGAAAAAAACAGTTACTTGTCAACATGATTAATGCCCTATTGATGGGCTTGACTTTGGGCTTAGCCGTCTATACAAGTTTTCAATCCAACGAATCCTTTAATCCAACCGTTGGGGGTGCTTTCTTGATAGGATTTTATAGCATTGTTTTCGGTTTAATTATGAACCTTATCGCTAATAGGTTTATCAGAAAAGACGAAATGCTTATCCGATCAGTAGATAGAATTCGTTAA
- a CDS encoding ABC transporter ATP-binding protein, with the protein MGLEKENIKSGDIIDTKVLRRLYTFVTPYKGRFYLLVGLTLLLALLAPTRPLLIQKAIDDYVTVGDGAGLLRMTYLLIGLLLIHAVVQFGHTYLSGWIGQVIIRDIRVKLYKHLLKMRLKYFDNTPIGRLVTRNISDVESLSDVFSQGLAEIIGDLLQLIAILGVMFYVDWQLTLVSLCTLPLLIISTYIFKEKVKVSFNDVRNAVSNLNSFLQEHITGMNIIQVFNRQEREYEKFQTINKEHRKAHLKSVMYYSIYYPVSEIIQAMGIGLVVWYGATGVFDLEIKVGVLISFIMYLQLFFRPIRMIADRFNTLQMGVVSSSRIFNILENDEQIPDEGNNCPEKVKGDIAFNNVWFAYNDEDWVLKDISFKANHGETIALVGATGAGKSSVINLISRFYDVNKGAILVDGRPIKEFDLATLRKHVGVVLQDVFLFSDTIFQNITLGNPDITKEQVLYAADLVGARRFIERLPGGLEYDVKERGGTLSVGQRQLISFVRAMVYDPEIIILDEATSSVDTETEELIQAAIEKMMHGRTSIIIAHRLSTIQKADKIIVLNKGEIVEHGTHEVLLKKDGFYSQLYQMQLKSVVVE; encoded by the coding sequence TTGGGACTTGAAAAAGAAAATATAAAAAGTGGTGACATAATTGACACCAAGGTGTTAAGGAGGTTGTACACTTTCGTTACGCCCTATAAAGGGAGATTTTATCTTTTGGTAGGGCTCACCTTATTGTTGGCATTATTGGCGCCAACTCGACCTTTATTAATTCAAAAAGCCATTGATGATTATGTTACAGTAGGTGATGGGGCAGGACTACTCAGGATGACTTATTTGCTAATCGGCTTATTGTTAATTCATGCAGTAGTTCAATTTGGCCATACTTATCTTTCCGGTTGGATTGGCCAGGTGATTATCCGAGACATAAGGGTGAAATTGTACAAGCATTTGTTGAAAATGCGGTTGAAATATTTTGACAATACCCCGATTGGCCGATTGGTTACCAGGAATATCTCCGATGTAGAGTCTCTTTCCGATGTGTTTAGTCAGGGGTTAGCGGAAATCATAGGAGACCTTCTGCAGCTTATTGCTATTTTGGGAGTGATGTTTTATGTGGACTGGCAGCTTACACTAGTAAGTCTTTGTACCTTACCTCTCCTAATTATTTCTACTTATATCTTTAAAGAAAAAGTAAAAGTTTCCTTTAATGATGTTAGAAATGCGGTTTCAAATTTAAATTCTTTTCTTCAAGAACACATTACCGGAATGAATATTATTCAGGTTTTTAATCGACAAGAAAGGGAATATGAAAAGTTTCAAACTATCAATAAAGAACATCGAAAGGCTCACCTTAAGTCTGTCATGTATTATTCCATATATTACCCTGTTTCTGAAATCATTCAGGCCATGGGGATTGGCTTGGTAGTTTGGTATGGAGCCACAGGTGTTTTTGACCTTGAAATAAAAGTCGGAGTACTTATTTCTTTTATCATGTATTTGCAGTTATTTTTTAGGCCTATAAGAATGATTGCTGATCGGTTTAATACCCTTCAAATGGGTGTGGTTAGTTCTTCTAGAATTTTTAATATCTTAGAAAATGACGAGCAAATTCCGGATGAAGGCAACAATTGTCCCGAAAAGGTAAAAGGAGACATAGCCTTTAATAATGTTTGGTTTGCTTACAATGATGAAGATTGGGTATTGAAAGACATTAGTTTTAAAGCAAATCATGGAGAGACCATCGCCTTGGTAGGTGCCACAGGTGCAGGCAAGTCTTCTGTTATTAATCTTATCAGCAGGTTTTATGACGTTAATAAAGGTGCCATTCTAGTAGATGGAAGACCAATTAAGGAATTTGATTTGGCTACCCTGAGAAAACATGTGGGGGTTGTATTGCAGGATGTATTTTTATTTTCTGATACCATTTTTCAAAACATTACACTTGGAAATCCAGACATTACAAAGGAGCAGGTGTTGTACGCTGCAGATTTGGTTGGAGCGAGAAGGTTTATTGAGCGTTTGCCCGGAGGGTTGGAATATGATGTAAAAGAAAGAGGCGGAACATTGTCTGTAGGTCAACGCCAACTGATATCCTTTGTAAGGGCTATGGTATACGATCCTGAGATAATTATACTAGATGAGGCCACTTCTTCTGTGGATACTGAAACAGAAGAGTTGATTCAGGCTGCGATAGAAAAAATGATGCATGGTAGGACTTCAATAATTATTGCACACCGATTATCCACCATCCAAAAGGCTGATAAAATAATTGTTTTAAACAAAGGGGAGATCGTGGAACATGGTACCCATGAGGTATTGCTTAAGAAAGATGGCTTTTATTCACAGCTGTATCAAATGCAATTAAAATCAGTTGTAGTGGAATGA
- the hemE gene encoding uroporphyrinogen decarboxylase: MQIKNDLLLRVIKGEKVERTPVWLMRQAGRILPEYRAVRASVSGFIELAKTPELAAEVTIQPVDLLGVDAAIIFSDILVVPEAMGLPYEMIEKKGPWFPDTIGSSADLKRLQIADPDESLNYVLEAIRLTKKGLNGRVPLIGFAGAPWTIFAYMVEGSGSKTFSKARAMLYQNPELAHQLLDMITKTTIKYLKAQVVAGANLVQVFDSWAGILPPHQYREFSMEYIKRICEAVTEVPVTVFAKGAYFALEDIKNLPCDVVGLDWNMDIRTVSAQMEGEKVLQGNLDPAALYASDEVLIRQTKEMLDQFKGDRHIANLGHGVYPDVSPEKVKLFIETVKEYSGVIS; the protein is encoded by the coding sequence ATGCAAATAAAGAATGATTTACTTCTAAGGGTTATCAAGGGAGAAAAGGTGGAAAGGACTCCCGTTTGGTTGATGCGCCAAGCAGGAAGGATACTACCAGAATACAGGGCTGTAAGAGCGAGTGTTAGCGGCTTTATTGAATTGGCTAAAACACCGGAGTTGGCAGCGGAGGTCACCATCCAACCTGTAGATCTTTTGGGAGTAGATGCAGCCATTATTTTTTCCGATATTTTGGTTGTTCCGGAAGCTATGGGGCTTCCTTATGAAATGATAGAAAAGAAAGGGCCTTGGTTTCCTGATACCATTGGCTCTTCAGCTGACTTAAAACGATTGCAAATCGCAGATCCTGATGAATCTTTAAATTATGTATTGGAAGCCATTCGCTTAACAAAAAAAGGCTTGAATGGGCGAGTGCCTTTAATTGGTTTTGCAGGAGCACCATGGACAATATTCGCTTATATGGTGGAAGGATCTGGGAGTAAAACTTTTTCCAAAGCTAGGGCGATGTTGTATCAGAACCCTGAATTGGCACACCAGCTTTTAGATATGATCACAAAAACAACGATCAAATATTTGAAAGCACAAGTTGTTGCAGGTGCCAACTTGGTACAGGTATTTGACAGTTGGGCAGGTATTCTTCCTCCCCATCAGTACCGAGAATTTTCCATGGAATATATCAAGCGGATATGTGAGGCAGTTACGGAAGTGCCGGTAACTGTCTTTGCAAAGGGCGCCTATTTCGCTTTAGAGGATATTAAAAATCTGCCCTGTGATGTTGTGGGCTTAGATTGGAACATGGACATTAGAACGGTAAGCGCTCAAATGGAAGGGGAGAAGGTATTACAAGGTAACTTGGACCCGGCAGCCTTATACGCATCAGATGAAGTACTGATCAGGCAGACTAAAGAAATGTTAGATCAGTTTAAGGGAGATAGGCATATTGCAAATCTAGGTCATGGAGTATATCCTGATGTTTCTCCGGAGAAAGTAAAGCTTTTTATTGAGACTGTAAAGGAATATTCTGGAGTGATTTCTTAG
- a CDS encoding sugar transferase, which produces MEKFLQERGEPEFLSRKLSGYITPDGRVFLSDGFNLLVKRGLDLAFSLFFIVVVMSWLFPIIALIIRLESRGPIIYKQLRHGRGNKTFRCYKFRTSVKINKVIAKGGPQRDFHITRFGKFLRKSGLDEIPQFINVFLGDMSVVGPRPHAVPMNYMYSTDINNYMFRHVVKPGITGLAQIKGYSGEILSFYDIYGRIKLDHFYIKNWSLVFDFKILFWTVGSYFGRNRVSS; this is translated from the coding sequence ATGGAGAAATTTTTGCAAGAAAGGGGTGAACCGGAATTTTTATCAAGAAAACTTAGTGGTTACATTACTCCGGACGGGAGGGTTTTTCTAAGTGATGGTTTTAACCTACTGGTAAAGCGAGGACTTGACCTGGCTTTTTCGTTATTTTTTATAGTAGTGGTTATGTCTTGGCTATTTCCAATAATAGCCCTTATTATTAGGTTAGAATCAAGGGGTCCTATTATTTATAAACAATTGAGGCATGGGAGGGGGAACAAGACATTTAGGTGTTACAAATTCAGGACCTCGGTAAAAATTAATAAAGTAATTGCAAAAGGGGGTCCCCAAAGAGATTTTCATATAACCAGATTTGGGAAATTTTTAAGAAAATCAGGTTTAGATGAGATCCCACAATTTATCAATGTCTTTTTAGGAGATATGTCAGTAGTTGGACCTAGGCCTCATGCTGTGCCTATGAATTACATGTATTCAACAGATATAAATAATTATATGTTTAGGCATGTGGTTAAGCCTGGGATTACCGGATTGGCACAAATTAAAGGGTATAGTGGGGAGATATTAAGTTTTTATGATATATATGGCCGAATAAAATTAGATCATTTTTATATTAAGAACTGGTCATTAGTTTTTGATTTCAAAATATTATTTTGGACTGTTGGGTCTTATTTTGGAAGAAATAGGGTTAGTTCTTGA
- a CDS encoding trans-sulfuration enzyme family protein, giving the protein MKIETIAIHGGNVITDTLKPIIQPVTLSTTFEHQEDSMLYTRLENPNRKSLETVMSSLEGGADAAAFASGNAAGNAVFQALPAGTHMIAPDDMYHGMKMLLQTVYNGKLEVQFIDLTDPENLRNAIKPTTGLLWIETPSNPLLKISDIRVLASIAKKNDLKVVCDSTFATPIYQQALELGADIVMHSSTKYISGHSDILGGILVTRVKDDFWQSIKNVQGLAGAVPSPMDSYLLTRSIKTLPYRMKAHAFNAKRVADFLENHPYVEKVYYPGLASHRGFETAKSQMKGFGAMLSFLIKGNANESDHLIGNLKFFSNATSLGGVESLIERRSKVQVGDPGIPDQLIRMSVGIENCEDLIEDVDQAFNATFKP; this is encoded by the coding sequence ATGAAGATAGAAACCATTGCTATTCATGGAGGAAATGTGATCACAGACACATTAAAACCAATCATTCAGCCGGTCACGCTTTCTACAACTTTTGAGCATCAAGAGGATTCAATGTTGTACACAAGACTTGAGAATCCAAACAGGAAATCTCTTGAAACTGTAATGTCATCTCTTGAGGGAGGAGCCGATGCGGCAGCATTCGCATCCGGAAATGCTGCCGGAAACGCGGTATTTCAAGCCTTGCCGGCCGGCACACACATGATCGCTCCGGATGACATGTACCACGGTATGAAAATGTTACTTCAAACAGTCTATAACGGCAAACTTGAGGTGCAATTCATTGACCTAACTGACCCAGAGAATCTTCGTAACGCCATCAAACCAACCACTGGATTATTGTGGATAGAAACACCTTCCAATCCACTTTTAAAAATTTCTGACATTAGGGTCTTGGCCTCCATAGCCAAAAAAAATGATTTAAAGGTGGTTTGTGACAGTACTTTTGCTACTCCTATTTATCAGCAGGCCTTGGAATTAGGTGCTGATATTGTCATGCACAGCAGCACCAAATACATTAGTGGACACAGTGATATTCTAGGAGGAATACTAGTGACTAGAGTAAAGGATGATTTTTGGCAAAGCATAAAAAATGTGCAAGGCCTAGCCGGAGCAGTACCTTCTCCAATGGACAGCTACCTTCTTACTCGAAGTATTAAAACCCTTCCCTACCGCATGAAGGCACACGCATTCAATGCCAAAAGAGTTGCAGATTTCTTGGAAAACCACCCTTATGTAGAGAAGGTCTATTATCCCGGGCTTGCCAGCCATAGGGGTTTTGAAACAGCCAAAAGTCAAATGAAAGGATTTGGTGCAATGTTATCTTTTCTAATCAAAGGAAATGCAAATGAGTCGGATCATTTAATAGGAAATCTGAAGTTTTTCAGTAATGCTACAAGCTTAGGGGGAGTAGAAAGCTTAATAGAGCGAAGATCAAAAGTCCAGGTGGGTGATCCCGGAATTCCTGATCAATTAATCCGAATGTCTGTAGGGATTGAAAATTGTGAGGACCTAATAGAAGATGTGGATCAAGCTTTCAACGCAACATTTAAGCCATAA
- a CDS encoding bactofilin family protein produces MWTKETKIQAEMEMANSTSVFAPGLTIKGDIEAVSDIRIEGDVCGDVSTPKKVIIGISGNVEGDIKASEICVMGKVLGDVIVEGLARFTAEAKMRGKVYSEKIEIESGADMEVMVAKYKTYLNLEKENQTALHKSNPLINERLFDQPMAKMGE; encoded by the coding sequence ATGTGGACTAAAGAAACTAAAATTCAAGCAGAGATGGAGATGGCTAATTCAACTTCAGTTTTTGCCCCCGGATTAACCATTAAGGGGGATATTGAAGCAGTAAGTGATATCAGGATTGAAGGGGATGTTTGTGGAGATGTGTCTACCCCCAAAAAAGTTATAATTGGTATTTCAGGTAATGTGGAAGGAGATATCAAAGCATCTGAAATATGTGTAATGGGTAAGGTGTTAGGAGACGTAATTGTAGAAGGCTTGGCCAGGTTTACCGCTGAAGCAAAGATGAGAGGTAAGGTTTATTCTGAAAAAATAGAAATAGAATCTGGTGCTGATATGGAAGTGATGGTTGCTAAATACAAAACCTACTTGAACCTAGAGAAAGAAAATCAAACTGCCCTGCATAAATCTAACCCGTTGATCAACGAAAGGCTATTTGATCAACCCATGGCTAAAATGGGCGAATAG
- the truA gene encoding tRNA pseudouridine(38-40) synthase TruA, whose product MNESSRYFIELSYDGSNYHGWQKQKNAVSVQEELENALSTLFRRPMSIMGSGRTDAGVHALQQFAHFDVDLDFTKEYFLKRINGLLPDGIAVFDVVPVKENAHARFDAEFRRYEYHITFRKDPFLIGKSWHCYYDLDEEAMASAAKLLLGKQDFECFSRRKTDVKTFICEINNASWEQTSNGLVFHIQANRFLRGMVRAIVGTLVKVGRGHLESVAMSEIISSKDRNLAGSSAPAHGLFLSKVNYPERIFK is encoded by the coding sequence ATGAATGAATCTTCCCGCTATTTTATTGAGCTGTCCTATGATGGGAGCAATTACCATGGCTGGCAAAAGCAAAAGAATGCTGTTTCTGTTCAAGAAGAATTAGAAAATGCCCTGTCCACTCTTTTTCGACGTCCCATGAGTATTATGGGGAGTGGGCGTACGGATGCAGGGGTTCACGCCTTGCAACAATTTGCTCATTTTGATGTTGATTTAGATTTTACCAAGGAATATTTCTTGAAAAGAATTAACGGCTTATTACCTGATGGTATCGCTGTCTTTGATGTTGTTCCTGTAAAAGAGAATGCCCATGCCCGATTTGATGCAGAATTTAGGAGGTATGAATACCATATTACATTTAGGAAAGATCCTTTTCTAATTGGGAAGTCATGGCATTGTTATTATGACCTTGATGAGGAGGCCATGGCGTCAGCAGCCAAATTACTGCTTGGAAAACAGGATTTTGAATGCTTTAGTCGCAGAAAAACAGATGTAAAAACATTTATATGTGAAATTAATAACGCTTCTTGGGAACAAACAAGTAACGGTTTGGTCTTTCATATACAAGCCAACCGATTCTTGAGGGGGATGGTTAGAGCAATTGTTGGGACTTTGGTAAAAGTAGGCAGGGGGCATTTAGAAAGCGTTGCTATGTCGGAAATAATATCAAGCAAAGACCGAAACTTGGCAGGAAGTTCGGCACCTGCTCACGGCTTGTTTCTGAGCAAAGTAAATTATCCGGAACGAATTTTTAAGTAA